TGCCAGGGCCTGGGAGTAGGGGTGCTTCCAGGCGACGATCCAATAGGGCGCCTTGGCCTGCCAGCGCTCGGCGGGTGGCCGGGCGTCCTGGCGCAGGATCACACCATCTGTGGCAAAGGGCAGTGGTGAGCGGTACCAGTGCAGGCGCCAGTGCGCGGCCTGGGGGGCGTCGTCAATCGCGACGCTATAGCGCTGGCTGTCGGGGAAGCCCAATTGCGCTAACTGCGAGAGGCGTTCGGCCTGGCTGTCGGGGCCCTGCGGCCAATCCCAGACGAGCAGGCCGATACCGGCGCCTTGTTCGATGCCAAGCTGATTGCGGGCGAGCAGCCCGGCCACGGTGCCACGTGCGTTGACGCTGCCTGCCTGAGCTTGCACATGTGCGCCCAGGCGCAGGTACAGTTCACCCTGCAACGACAGGTCTCGCGCCTGAGGCAGTTGCCGCGTGATCGACCCTAGTTGAGGGATATGGCGGCTCCAGTCCTGCCCTTGTACCCCATCACCCCGGCTCAGCAACTGCACCAGCTGCCCCTGTCGATAGAACAGGGAAACCGCCACGCCATCGACCTTGGGCTGGATCCACAGGCCTGTCTTGCCGGCCATCCAGCGCCCGACGGCGTGCTCGTCGTCGAGCTTGTTGACGCCCGTGTGAGGGATAGGATGGGGGACAGTGCCACGTGCTGTAGCCAGTGGCGCCTGGGGTTGCAGCAGGCCAAAGCATTGCTGCAATTGCTTCAGGCGTTGCCGGCTCTGGTCATAGAGCTCATCTGCCACCAACGAGATGCCCTGGCGATGGTAGTGATCATCCCATTGGGCAATTCTGTCGCGCAGTTGGGCAACCTCGGCGTCAGCCTGTTTCACGGGCCAGTCGGGGCACGGGTTGGCCCGTGCCAGCGGGGCCTGTAGCGACAGCAGCAGTGCGAACAACAGCATGAACGGCATGGCCAGCATCCTTGCATGGCGAGTAGGAACCCTCAGCCTAGGCAGGCGGGGCGCCGGGTGCCGTGAACAGTTGTCAGCCGATATGTCACAAAAAAACCCCTGCCGATTGCTCGGCAGGGGCTTTCATCTACCGCTGTAGGAAACTTACAGGCCGGCAGCGTCACGCAGCGACTGGG
The sequence above is drawn from the Pseudomonas putida genome and encodes:
- the ligB gene encoding NAD-dependent DNA ligase LigB, giving the protein MPFMLLFALLLSLQAPLARANPCPDWPVKQADAEVAQLRDRIAQWDDHYHRQGISLVADELYDQSRQRLKQLQQCFGLLQPQAPLATARGTVPHPIPHTGVNKLDDEHAVGRWMAGKTGLWIQPKVDGVAVSLFYRQGQLVQLLSRGDGVQGQDWSRHIPQLGSITRQLPQARDLSLQGELYLRLGAHVQAQAGSVNARGTVAGLLARNQLGIEQGAGIGLLVWDWPQGPDSQAERLSQLAQLGFPDSQRYSVAIDDAPQAAHWRLHWYRSPLPFATDGVILRQDARPPAERWQAKAPYWIVAWKHPYSQALAEVRDVRFRVGRTGRVTPVLQLQPVKLDDRLITQVSLGSLARWQNLDIAPGDHVAISLAGLTIPRFEQVVHRAAWRQSVQAPQPGRYHPHSCWHAGEGCNEQFIARLTWLSGKQGLAMPRTGPGTWRRLVDAGLVTSMTDWLLLDPLRLGQVPGISEATATQLLHAFESARSQPFSRWMRALGAPAPGGTPLDGDWAQLSSRTAADWQALPGVGTVRSRQLEAFFMAKETQAIAAQLNEAGVHAFQFSDKRPVQ